A section of the Schistosoma haematobium chromosome ZW, whole genome shotgun sequence genome encodes:
- a CDS encoding hypothetical protein (EggNog:ENOG410VQM2~COG:S), which translates to MNTTVEYPNKLFDETDDEEDSDTETSNTDATEYNNMKRLNKKEITYPLISTRHHEHLTSIYKVDSQMDFGLQVIGAGLMRSGTTSLKFALEYLYKKQCYHMRELVLNIREPHIKLWLWVIKQDREKKEIPKQFWSYIYNDFVAAVDYPTAGFYKHLSKIYPNAKIILTIRDPDDWVKSCRATTLSETLYTKPSLGNRIIHRLTGLQSLYKLHYRMFQQTLGRCFYKRTDEQLKNIYTNWNEEVIKSIPSDRLLVFDSSQGWKPLCEFLGFPIPPSGIPYPHLNERSIMIQAIDKLQLPGRWIDRFLCICRYLLIPMFTGIICLRYSEAIYGTVLSMIQLHRTRFSQTVDQ; encoded by the exons atgaatacaaCTGTCGAATATCCAAACAAACTATTTGATGAAACTGATGACGAAGAGGATAGTGATACCGAGACAAGTAATACTGATGCGACTGAATACAATAATATGAAAAGACTAAATAAGAAGGAAATCACTTATCCGCTCATTTCGACTAGACATCATG AACACTTGACTAGTATCTACAAAGTGGATTCTCAAATGGATTTTGGTCTACAAGTAATCGGAGCTGGACTAATGCGTTCCGGAACAACCAGTCTTAAATTCGCTTTGGAGTACTTATATAAGAAACAATGCTATCATATGAGAGAATTAGTACTTAATATTCGTGAACCACATATCAAATTATGGTTGTGGGTAATAAAACAAGATAGAGAGAAGAAAGAAATACCTAAGCAGTTTTGGTCATATATCTACAATGATTTTGTGGCTGCAGTTGATTATCCAACTGCCGGGTTTTATAAGCACTTGTCAAAGATTTATCCAAACGCAAAG ATTATTTTAACTATTCGTGATCCAGATGATTGGGTTAAAAGCTGTCGCGCAACTACATTGTCAGAGACATTGTATACAAAACCATCACTTGGAAACCGCATTATTCATAGACTAACTGGTTTGCAGAGTTTGTATAAGTTGCATTATCGAATGTTTCAACAGACGTTAGGAAGATGTTTTTACAAAAGGACCGATGAACAGTTGAAAAATATCTATACTAATTGGAATGAGGAGGTTATTAAAAGTATTCCTTCTGATCGTCTATTAGTATTTGACTCAAGTCAAGGTTGGAAACCATTGTGTGAATTCCTAGGCTTTCCTATTCCACCATCGGGTATACCATATCCACATTTAAACGAAAGAAGCATAATGATCCAGGCAATTGACAAGCTACAACTTCCTGGTCGATGGATTGATCGCTTTCTGTGCATATGTCGATATTTACTAATACCAATGTTCACTGGCATTATATGCTTGCGTTATAGTGAGGCAATTTATGGGACGGTGTTGTCGATGATCCAACTGCATCGTACACGTTTTTCCCAAACAGTTGACCAATAA